The Salmo salar chromosome ssa06, Ssal_v3.1, whole genome shotgun sequence genome window below encodes:
- the LOC106607360 gene encoding RING finger protein unkempt homolog isoform X8 — protein sequence MIEKTLTEDPRWQDTNFVLANYKTEQCTKPPRLCRQGYACPHYHNSRDRRRNPRKFKYRSTPCPNVKHGDEWGEPSKCDSGDSCQYCHSRTEQQFHPEIYKSTKCNDMRQTGYCPRGPFCAFAHVERIPSTEETMNSLLTAMQSGSQAKLGSQQYSECPASEWGSSAHSISSINNGQVGNVSYSNSPTVTPCSGSNSSLSPIGPIGRSKCLTNGSLCSESTTSSVSSLTSNYPKAPGFEREDQIKNYKGHSDQKMDQDKQTHNSVFSGMNPLASSITSSIESSLASSIGSDSSSPTTLSTMNAKATPFYPGSNTVESVIGSALDLNFCDINVASLDKEFEEQENNTLGLSQRMLGGSAPVNIPGSLARSSSLNSNSSLSASPLSSLSQSLSQCLLSGMTPQQTQPQGLLTKPEHGLLGTPTSSQNSLGLNGGASSIWDFVSGNFSPSPSPVFSSLGSTTVSSSADLNRLFRELDEAKRKIKQWEDAWHQVKQACEAWQKDSHDAKEQAKSAEAERQLAEQKREDTECKLKELQGDFDVLCRSPGTPLLRSYGDLDQLPLPKLHSIQSQLRTDLDLIDGVIYQLQSKKCIVCQTHDRCIVLQPCQHYVLCKNCAPSKSECPYCKTKILKW from the exons ATGATAGAGAAGACTCTTACAGAGGACCCCCGGTGGCAGG ACACCAATTTTGTTTTAGCAAACTACAAAACAGAGCAGTGCACCAAGCCTCCACGACTATGCAGACAGGGCTATGCCTGCCCTCACTACCACAATAGTAGAGACAGAAGACGAAATCCACGGAAGTTCAAATACAG GTCAACTCCATGTCCCAATGTGAAACATGGGGATGAGTGGGGAGAGCCATCGAAGTGTGACAGCGGAGACAGCTGTCAATACTGTCACTCACGCACTGAACAGCAGTTCCACCCAGAG ATCTACAAATCCACCAAATGCAATGACATGAGGCAAACTGGTTATTGTCCTAGAGGGCCGTTCTGTGCATTTGCGCATGTAGAAA GAATTCCCTCCACAGAAGAGACCATGAACTCGTTGCTAACAGCGATGCAGTCGGGCTCCCAGGCCAAGCTGGGCTCTCAGCAGTATTCAGAGTGTCCGGCCAGCGAGTGGGGCAGCAGTGCACACTCCATCAGCAGCATCAACAACGGCCAAGTGGGGAAT GTTTCATATTCTAATAGTCCGACTGTAACGCCATGCTCAGGAAGCAACAGTTCATTGTCCCCAATCGGACCCATCGGCAGGTCCAAATGCTTAACTAATGGTAGCTTATGTTCAGAGTCCACCACGTCAAGTGTGTCATCTCTGACGTCTAACTATCCCAAAGCGCCGGGCTTTGAACGCGAGGATCAG ATAAAGAACTATAAGGGACATAGTGATCAAAAGATGGACCAAGACAAGCAG ACACACAATAGTGTATTCTCTGGGATGAACCCTCTGGCATCCAGCATAACCTCCAGTATAGAATCTAGCCTGGCCTCCAGTATTGGATCGGATAGTTCCTCACCCACCACCTTATCAACAATGAATGCAAAAGCAACCCCATTCTATCCTGGGAGCAATACTGTGGAGTCAGTTATAG GTTCTGCTCTTGACCTGAATTTTTGTGACATCAATGTTGCCTCTCTTGATAAAGAGTTTGAGGAGCAAGAAAACAACACTCTTGGTTTAA GTCAAAGGATGCTGGGAGGATCCGCTCCGGTCAACATTCCTGGCTCCCTTGCACGGTCTTCTTCATTGAATTCCAACTCctcgctctctgcctcccctctgagctccctctcccagtccctgtcccaGTGCCTGTTGTCAGGAATGACTCCACAGCAGACTCAGCCTCAGGGCCTGCTAACCAAACCTGAGCATGGTCTTCTGGGAACACCTACCTCCTCTCAGAACTCTCTGG GTTTGAATGGGGGAGCTAGCAGCATATGGGACTTTGTGAGTGGCAACTTCTCTCCCAGCCCATCACCAGTCTTCAGCAGCCTGGGCTCCACCACTGTGAGCAGCAGCGCTGACCTGAACCGGCTCTTCAGGGAGCTGGACGAGGCAAAGAGGAAGATCAAGCAATGGGAAGACGCCTGGCACCAGGTCAAGCAG GCATGTGAGGCCTGGCAGAAAGACTCCCATGATGCAAAAGAACAAGCAAAGTCGGCCGAGGCAGAGCGGCAGCTGGCAGAGCAGAAGCGAGAGGACACGGAGTGCAAGCTGAAGGAGCTCCAGGGGGACTTTGACGTGCTGTGTCGCTCCCCTGGCACACCCCTGCTTAGAAGCTATGGAGACCTGGACCAGCTCCCTCTACCAAAGCTCCACTCCATCCAGAGCCAGCTGCGCACTGACCTAGACCTTATAGACGGG GTAATATATCAGCTTCAGTCAAAGAAATGTATAGTTTGCCAAACGCATGATCGTTGCATAGTCCTGCAGCCTTGCCAACATTATGTACTTTGTAAGAACTGTGCACCTAGTAAATCAGAATGTCCATACTGTAAGACAAAAATATTGAAGTGGTGA